A genomic window from Pantoea alhagi includes:
- the ppsA gene encoding phosphoenolpyruvate synthase, translating to MSNQGEMPLVLWYSQLGMNDVDRVGGKNASLGEMITNLSSLGVSVPNGFATTSEAFNQFLDQSGVNQRIYALLDETDIDDVDELAKAGKQIRQWIVETPFQPALEEAIREAYQQLSADDDEASFAVRSSATAEDMPDASFAGQQETFLNVQGIDAVMVAVKHVYASLFNDRAISYRVHQGYDHRGVALSAGVQRMVRSDEAASGVMFTIDTESGFDQVVFITAAWGLGEMVVQGAVNPDEFYVHKPTLQANRPAIVRRNMGSKKIRMVYADSQEHGEQVKIEDVPQQDRDRFCLSDDEAQALAHQALQIEKHYKRPMDIEWAKDGHTGKLYIVQARPETVRSNGQVMERYTLQGKGKVVVEGRAIGHRIGAGEVKVIHDISEMNRIQKGDVLVTDMTDPDWEPIMKKAAAIVTNRGGRTCHAAIIARELGIPAVVGCGDATDRLKDGHKVTVSCAEGDTGYVYDDLLDFEVKSSQVDKMPDLPLKIMMNVGNPDRAFDFACLPNEGVGLARLEFIINRMIGVHPKALLEFDQQTPELQQKIRELMKGFDDPVEFYVGRLTEGIATLGAAFAPKRVIVRLSDFKSNEYANLVGGERYEPEEENPMLGFRGAGRYVADRFRDCFALECQAVKRVRNEMGLTNVEIMIPFVRTVAQAEAVIEELARQGLRRGENGLKIIMMCEIPSNALLAEQFLGHFDGFSIGSNDMTQLTLGLDRDSGVVSELFDERNEAVKALLSMAIRAAKKQGKYVGICGQGPSDHQDFAAWLMEEGIDSLSLNPDTVVQTWLSLAEIK from the coding sequence ATGTCCAATCAAGGCGAAATGCCGCTAGTGCTCTGGTATAGCCAGTTAGGCATGAACGATGTTGATCGCGTGGGAGGAAAGAATGCCTCTCTCGGTGAAATGATTACTAACCTGTCGTCGCTTGGCGTATCCGTTCCAAACGGTTTTGCGACCACCTCGGAAGCCTTCAATCAATTTCTCGATCAGAGCGGCGTTAACCAGCGTATTTATGCCTTGCTGGATGAAACCGACATTGATGATGTGGATGAACTGGCGAAAGCGGGTAAACAGATCCGTCAGTGGATTGTAGAAACCCCTTTCCAGCCGGCGCTGGAAGAAGCCATACGCGAAGCCTATCAGCAACTCTCGGCAGATGATGACGAGGCCTCGTTCGCCGTGCGATCTTCAGCGACCGCTGAGGATATGCCGGATGCCTCGTTCGCCGGTCAGCAGGAAACCTTCCTTAACGTACAGGGTATTGATGCCGTCATGGTGGCGGTAAAACATGTTTACGCGTCGCTGTTTAACGATCGCGCTATCTCTTATCGCGTGCATCAGGGCTACGATCATCGTGGCGTGGCGCTCTCCGCTGGCGTACAGCGCATGGTGCGTTCCGATGAGGCCGCTTCCGGCGTAATGTTTACCATTGATACTGAGTCGGGCTTTGATCAGGTGGTCTTTATTACCGCCGCCTGGGGCCTGGGCGAAATGGTGGTGCAGGGCGCGGTTAACCCGGATGAATTTTATGTGCATAAGCCGACGTTACAGGCTAACCGTCCCGCCATTGTGCGCCGTAATATGGGCTCGAAAAAAATCCGCATGGTCTATGCCGATTCGCAGGAGCATGGCGAACAGGTAAAAATCGAGGACGTGCCGCAACAGGATCGCGATCGTTTCTGCCTCAGCGATGACGAAGCCCAGGCGCTGGCGCATCAGGCGCTGCAAATTGAAAAACATTATAAGCGTCCAATGGATATTGAGTGGGCGAAAGATGGCCATACCGGCAAGCTCTATATCGTTCAGGCGCGTCCGGAAACCGTGCGCTCCAACGGGCAGGTCATGGAACGTTATACGTTGCAGGGCAAAGGCAAGGTGGTGGTCGAAGGGCGCGCAATTGGTCATCGCATTGGCGCCGGCGAAGTAAAAGTCATTCACGATATCAGCGAAATGAACCGCATTCAGAAGGGCGATGTACTGGTCACCGATATGACCGACCCGGACTGGGAGCCGATTATGAAAAAAGCGGCAGCGATCGTCACTAACCGTGGCGGGCGCACCTGTCATGCGGCCATCATTGCCCGCGAGCTGGGTATCCCGGCAGTAGTAGGCTGCGGCGACGCTACCGATCGGCTGAAGGATGGGCATAAGGTTACCGTTTCCTGCGCCGAGGGCGATACCGGTTATGTTTACGACGACCTGCTCGACTTTGAAGTAAAAAGTTCGCAGGTGGATAAAATGCCTGATCTGCCGCTCAAGATCATGATGAACGTAGGCAACCCGGATCGGGCATTTGATTTTGCCTGTCTGCCTAACGAGGGGGTAGGCCTGGCGCGTCTGGAATTTATTATTAACCGCATGATCGGTGTGCATCCAAAAGCGCTGCTGGAGTTCGACCAGCAGACGCCGGAGCTGCAGCAAAAAATCCGCGAACTCATGAAAGGTTTCGACGATCCGGTCGAGTTCTATGTCGGGCGTCTGACGGAAGGGATCGCCACGCTGGGTGCCGCTTTTGCGCCGAAGCGCGTGATTGTGCGGTTGTCGGACTTTAAATCTAACGAATATGCCAATCTGGTTGGCGGCGAACGCTATGAGCCGGAAGAGGAAAACCCGATGCTGGGCTTCCGTGGTGCCGGACGCTACGTGGCAGATCGCTTCCGCGACTGCTTTGCGCTGGAATGCCAGGCCGTTAAACGCGTGCGCAATGAGATGGGGCTGACCAACGTCGAAATTATGATCCCGTTTGTACGTACCGTTGCGCAGGCGGAAGCGGTTATTGAGGAACTGGCGCGTCAGGGACTCAGGCGCGGCGAAAACGGCCTGAAGATTATTATGATGTGCGAAATCCCCTCTAATGCGCTGCTGGCGGAGCAGTTCCTCGGGCATTTCGACGGCTTCTCTATTGGCTCAAATGATATGACGCAGTTGACGCTGGGGTTAGACCGCGATTCCGGCGTGGTTTCCGAACTGTTCGATGAACGTAACGAGGCGGTGAAAGCGCTGCTGTCGATGGCAATTCGCGCCGCCAAAAAGCAGGGGAAATATGTGGGTATTTGTGGTCAGGGCCCATCCGATCATCAGGATTTTGCCGCCTGGCTGATGGAGGAGGGTATCGACAGCCTGTCGCTTAACCCTGATACGGTGGTTCAGACCTGGCTAAGCCTTGCAGAAATAAAGTAA